One genomic segment of Sminthopsis crassicaudata isolate SCR6 chromosome 2, ASM4859323v1, whole genome shotgun sequence includes these proteins:
- the SLC31A1 gene encoding high affinity copper uptake protein 1 — MSHAHHMHGMSHMNDNSTMPPHHASTTASHGGHGGHGGGGGGESMMMPMTFYFGYKNVELLFSGLMINTPGEMAGAFVAVFLLAMFYEGLKIARESLLRKSQVSIRYNSMPVPGPNGTILMETHKTVGQQMLSFPHLLQTVLHIIQVVISYFLMLIFMTYNGYLCIAVAAGAGTGYFLFSWKKAVVVDITEHCH; from the exons ATGAGCCACGCACACCATATGCATGGTATGAGCCATATGAATGACAATAGCACTATGCCTCCCCATCATGCATCCACTACAGCCTCTCATGGAGGTCATGGAGGtcatggaggaggaggaggaggagaaagcatGATGATG CCCATGACCTTCTATTTTGGCTATAAGAATGTGGAATTGCTGTTTTCTGGATTGATGATCAATACACCTGGGG aaatggCTGGGGCATTTGTGGCTGTCTTTTTGTTAGCAATGTTTTATGAAGGCCTCAAGATAGCCCGGGAGAGTTTGCTCCGTAAGTCCCAGGTCAGCATTCGCTACAACTCCATGCCAGTCCCAGGGCCAAATGGAACCATCCTTATGGAAACGCACAAAACTGTTGG gcAACAGATGCTGAGTTTCCCTCATCTTCTCCAGACCGTGTTGCATATCATACAGGTGGTCATCAGCTACTTCCTTATGCTTATCTTTATGACCTACAATGGATACCTCTGCATTGCAGTGGCAGCAGGTGCTGGAACAGGATACTTTCTCTTCAGTTGGAAGAAGGCAGTGGTAGTGGACATCACAGAGCACTGCCATTAA